A single window of Phycisphaeraceae bacterium DNA harbors:
- a CDS encoding GNAT family N-acetyltransferase — protein MHTAQGERLARKIRVRPLEPEDSLAHLTGLLHRAYKVHADAGLRALAGFQPEEVTRKRISGGRCLVATYLGRVVGTILFKDSAATTAAWPDVAWSASPQHPERTGAVATFSQFAVEPDFQGRGIGGELMFHVERLAAESGAGELSLSTPEPATWLVAMYERHGYRIVERIHWPETNYTSVIMSKPLAAVGR, from the coding sequence ATGCACACGGCTCAGGGCGAACGCCTCGCCAGGAAAATCCGCGTCCGACCCCTCGAACCGGAGGACTCTCTCGCCCATCTCACCGGCCTGCTGCACCGCGCGTACAAGGTGCACGCCGATGCGGGGCTCCGCGCCCTCGCCGGCTTTCAGCCCGAGGAGGTCACCAGGAAGCGGATCAGCGGCGGCCGCTGCCTCGTGGCGACATACCTCGGGCGCGTCGTCGGCACCATTCTGTTCAAGGATTCCGCGGCGACAACCGCCGCCTGGCCGGATGTCGCATGGTCGGCCTCACCGCAGCACCCCGAGCGGACCGGCGCCGTCGCGACCTTCTCGCAGTTCGCGGTCGAGCCTGATTTTCAGGGCCGAGGGATCGGCGGCGAACTCATGTTCCACGTGGAGCGCCTCGCGGCCGAATCCGGTGCGGGCGAACTCTCGCTCAGTACACCCGAGCCGGCCACCTGGCTCGTCGCGATGTACGAGCGGCACGGTTACAGGATCGTCGAGCGGATCCACTGGCCCGAGACCAACTACACCAGCGTGATCATGAGCAAGCCGCTGGCTGCGGTCGGCCGGTAA
- a CDS encoding acyl-CoA thioesterase gives MRPFPGESAPVPARAVPTSGVMAVRPRYCECDPMGVVHHAAYVPWLEMGRTELLREAGVTYAQLESAGVFLVIVKLECSFKRPARYDDLLEVRTRVIGGSRVKIRHEYEIWCTQRAVGGGGDHAGPELLLTASSMLACVDRSGRPAALPDWLAGA, from the coding sequence ATGAGGCCATTCCCCGGCGAGTCCGCCCCCGTGCCAGCCCGCGCCGTACCGACTTCCGGCGTCATGGCGGTCAGGCCGCGGTACTGCGAGTGCGATCCGATGGGGGTCGTGCATCACGCGGCGTACGTCCCGTGGCTCGAGATGGGGCGCACCGAGCTGCTCCGCGAGGCTGGTGTGACATACGCCCAGCTCGAATCGGCTGGCGTGTTCCTCGTCATCGTGAAGCTCGAGTGCTCGTTCAAGCGGCCGGCCCGATACGACGACTTGCTGGAGGTGCGCACGCGGGTCATCGGCGGATCGCGCGTCAAGATCAGGCACGAGTACGAGATCTGGTGCACCCAGCGGGCGGTGGGGGGCGGCGGAGACCACGCGGGCCCGGAGTTGCTGCTGACGGCATCGTCCATGCTCGCGTGCGTCGATCGTTCCGGGCGCCCGGCGGCGCTGCCCGATTGGCTCGCGGGGGCATAG
- a CDS encoding response regulator, translated as MDVQNGTSKWAEKKIFTTGEAAEICKVSQQTIIRCFDGGRLGGFRVPGSKFRRIPRAELIKFMRANGIPTEILESGPKRVLVVDDDPQILDMFTDLLGRDGQMEVRTASTGYDAGLLTESFRPHLIILDYLLPDINGDLVCRRLREREETRDVRVLFVSGVVGESEVGKLREAGADGFLHKPFDLAALTTQIQSLLHA; from the coding sequence ATGGATGTGCAAAACGGGACAAGCAAGTGGGCCGAGAAGAAGATCTTCACCACCGGCGAAGCCGCGGAGATCTGCAAGGTCAGCCAGCAGACGATCATCCGCTGCTTTGACGGCGGGCGGCTTGGCGGGTTCCGGGTGCCGGGGTCCAAGTTCCGGCGCATCCCGCGGGCCGAACTGATCAAGTTCATGCGGGCCAACGGGATCCCCACGGAGATCCTCGAGAGCGGTCCCAAGCGCGTGCTGGTCGTCGATGACGATCCCCAGATCCTCGACATGTTCACCGACCTGCTCGGTCGCGACGGCCAGATGGAGGTCCGCACGGCCTCGACCGGGTACGACGCGGGCCTGCTGACCGAGTCGTTCAGGCCGCACCTGATCATCCTCGACTACCTCCTTCCCGACATCAACGGCGACCTCGTCTGCCGACGCCTTCGCGAGCGGGAAGAGACCCGCGATGTACGCGTCCTCTTCGTCAGCGGCGTCGTGGGCGAGAGCGAGGTCGGCAAACTCAGAGAAGCAGGGGCCGACGGCTTCCTCCACAAGCCCTTCGATCTCGCGGCCCTGACCACGCAGATCCAGTCGCTGCTGCACGCCTGA
- a CDS encoding DUF2029 domain-containing protein: MNSRPVNLFINAALIALIVVAAAVFVYRGPYRAMTIGNADFALVYSSARTWLVGGNPYDSQQISRVWLEAGGGVDRNPAERGSTVLLYPPATFALLSPLAALPWRLAAASWVALNVVLWLASVWIVGGMAGLRPGARTTRLYWAAGLAFAPAHTCIGHGQTAILAVALAVLGLAHLQRNGANPRGILPGVLLGLGAAIKPQVAALFTVYAGGRARWRAVAGSIAAVALALGIGAARMQLSGIPWWSSWRANVAAFTLTDDGDPTAANPWRFQLINLHFPLHTITDDRLVVRVSALVIVGALALAYYLVDRRRATRRADLCSLGVVSVVTLLVVYHRAYDACVLVLPLAWAIATLADPSEPRRVRRLAAAALVCVAAFLTPGGPMLVVLHEWGWVPDRLAASALWQTLLVPYATWALVLLGVMLILARASTPRDERPLL, translated from the coding sequence ATGAACTCCAGACCCGTCAACCTGTTCATCAACGCCGCGTTGATCGCCCTGATCGTCGTCGCGGCGGCGGTGTTCGTGTACCGGGGCCCGTACCGCGCCATGACCATCGGCAACGCCGACTTTGCGCTCGTGTACTCCTCCGCGCGGACCTGGCTGGTCGGCGGCAATCCCTACGACTCGCAGCAGATCTCGCGCGTGTGGCTTGAGGCCGGCGGCGGTGTCGACCGCAACCCGGCCGAACGCGGCAGCACCGTGCTCCTGTACCCGCCGGCCACGTTCGCCCTGCTCTCGCCCCTTGCGGCTCTGCCGTGGCGCCTCGCCGCGGCCTCGTGGGTCGCGCTCAACGTGGTCCTCTGGCTGGCGAGTGTCTGGATCGTCGGCGGCATGGCCGGGCTGAGGCCCGGTGCGAGGACGACCCGCCTCTACTGGGCGGCTGGTCTCGCGTTCGCGCCGGCGCACACCTGCATCGGGCACGGCCAGACCGCGATCCTGGCCGTCGCGCTCGCGGTCCTCGGGCTGGCACATCTCCAGCGGAACGGTGCGAATCCCCGCGGCATTCTCCCCGGCGTCCTGCTCGGGCTCGGCGCCGCCATCAAGCCGCAGGTCGCCGCGCTCTTCACGGTCTACGCAGGCGGCAGGGCCCGTTGGCGGGCGGTCGCAGGGAGCATCGCCGCCGTTGCCCTCGCGCTGGGGATCGGCGCGGCACGGATGCAGCTTTCTGGCATTCCGTGGTGGTCCAGCTGGCGGGCCAACGTCGCCGCGTTCACCCTCACCGACGATGGCGATCCCACCGCGGCCAATCCCTGGCGCTTCCAGCTCATCAACCTTCACTTCCCGCTTCACACCATCACCGACGACCGCTTGGTCGTGCGCGTGAGCGCGCTCGTGATCGTCGGCGCTCTGGCCCTGGCCTACTACCTCGTCGACCGCCGTCGGGCGACGCGACGCGCCGACCTGTGCTCGCTCGGCGTGGTCTCGGTGGTCACGCTGCTGGTGGTCTACCACCGCGCCTACGACGCCTGCGTGCTGGTCTTGCCCCTGGCCTGGGCGATTGCCACGCTGGCGGACCCATCCGAGCCACGGCGCGTGCGTCGTCTCGCCGCGGCGGCGCTCGTCTGCGTGGCCGCCTTCCTGACTCCCGGCGGACCGATGCTTGTCGTCCTCCACGAATGGGGGTGGGTGCCGGATCGTCTTGCCGCGTCGGCGCTCTGGCAGACCCTCCTCGTCCCCTACGCCACGTGGGCGCTGGTCCTCCTGGGTGTCATGCTGATCCTCGCCCGGGCCTCAACACCCCGGGACGAGCGTCCGCTGCTGTAA
- a CDS encoding HDOD domain-containing protein has protein sequence MNSDHRPLHTDPAVPPSAEGGDRLRAQVDLILRELDALPTLPAIATRLLSLTSSNDGDFHEVVRLIESDPSMTAKVLSLCSKASMGVGQSVATVERAVSLLGFDAVRAAVLSVQVADWVRSVGRKRPAGGTAPARRASDRREREASGFDADGFWRHSIAVACAAELIARGNHRLGVTPGEAFVAGLVHDLGKPALELALPRAYSRVVELADQRSGDIAQHERTIFGLDHHTAGKRLAERWGLPGSLRDAMWLHGQRFDAIPDAANKSLVGVVAAADGLCRRLHLGWSGNHLNWDATGAIAGLGLSHDSLDDMAPAVADELVRRAEDLGLAGEVRDHVLLESVLAANRQLGRLSQSMRNRSGAAERRATVLAEIEVFLRDHDPRSGVVEVLAQIGRSAARLLSPGTLAALYQSGTQGDWVAVRFGVDGEMSGSETVEADDGGLDGATGVIRAAGGGGSAALGRWVMDRLGRGVEGARLRVMPIGASAVLVHDREDSLTGPNGIGREMAALAAVWASSIGAAAEQERSGVLGEQLAQSNLDLARAQEELARAQSMARLGELTAGAAHEMNNPLTVISGRAQTLAARLTAESDRAAAHAIVEASHRLSNLITRLNLIAAPPAPVIAGASLADLLALVVRDAKDRATTRGARAPMTGVRVVIESPVPPVRMDRDLMHSALIEIVANAIESGPREPIEIRVEPPDGLVPEESDADVLVVRIIDTGSGMDAHALEHAFDPFFSSKSAGRQPGLGLATARRLLELHGGRIRLASTPGVGTTAEITLPRWRWRGEAEAPLREKRAA, from the coding sequence ATGAACTCGGATCACAGGCCGCTCCACACCGATCCCGCCGTCCCGCCCTCGGCCGAGGGCGGCGATCGCCTTCGGGCGCAGGTCGATCTGATCCTCCGCGAACTGGACGCCCTGCCGACGCTGCCGGCCATCGCCACCCGCCTGCTGAGCCTCACCAGCTCCAACGACGGTGACTTTCACGAGGTCGTCCGCCTGATCGAGAGCGACCCCTCGATGACGGCCAAGGTCCTCTCCCTCTGCTCCAAGGCGTCGATGGGCGTCGGGCAGTCGGTCGCCACGGTCGAGCGCGCGGTGTCACTCCTCGGATTCGACGCCGTACGCGCCGCGGTGCTCAGCGTGCAGGTCGCCGACTGGGTCCGATCGGTCGGCCGGAAGCGACCGGCCGGCGGCACGGCGCCGGCCCGGCGCGCCTCGGACCGCCGCGAGCGCGAGGCCTCCGGCTTTGACGCTGACGGGTTCTGGCGCCACTCGATCGCGGTCGCCTGCGCGGCGGAACTCATCGCCCGCGGAAATCACCGCCTGGGCGTCACCCCGGGCGAGGCCTTTGTCGCCGGCCTGGTCCACGACCTGGGCAAGCCGGCCCTCGAGCTGGCCCTGCCCCGGGCCTACTCGCGGGTCGTCGAACTAGCCGACCAGCGGTCCGGCGACATCGCCCAGCACGAACGCACCATCTTCGGCCTCGACCACCACACGGCGGGCAAGCGACTCGCCGAGCGATGGGGGCTCCCGGGGTCGCTTCGCGACGCGATGTGGCTCCACGGCCAGCGCTTCGACGCGATCCCCGACGCGGCGAACAAGTCGCTCGTCGGCGTCGTCGCCGCGGCCGACGGTCTCTGCCGCAGGCTGCACCTTGGCTGGTCCGGGAACCACCTGAACTGGGACGCGACCGGCGCCATCGCGGGGCTGGGCCTCTCGCACGACAGCCTCGACGACATGGCGCCGGCGGTTGCGGATGAACTGGTCCGGCGCGCCGAGGACCTCGGCCTCGCCGGCGAGGTGCGCGACCACGTGCTGCTCGAGAGCGTTCTCGCCGCCAACCGCCAACTGGGCCGGCTCTCGCAGTCGATGCGGAATCGGTCCGGCGCCGCCGAACGGCGCGCCACGGTTCTCGCCGAGATCGAGGTCTTTCTCCGAGACCACGACCCACGATCGGGTGTCGTTGAGGTCCTCGCGCAGATCGGCCGATCGGCCGCCCGCCTGCTCTCGCCGGGAACCCTCGCCGCCCTGTACCAGTCCGGCACCCAGGGTGACTGGGTTGCGGTCCGCTTCGGCGTCGATGGAGAGATGAGCGGCAGCGAGACTGTCGAGGCCGACGACGGCGGGCTCGACGGCGCCACCGGCGTGATCCGGGCGGCCGGCGGTGGGGGCTCGGCGGCGCTCGGCCGGTGGGTGATGGACCGGCTCGGGCGCGGCGTCGAGGGCGCACGCCTGCGTGTCATGCCCATCGGGGCCTCCGCGGTGCTCGTGCACGACCGCGAGGACTCGCTCACCGGTCCGAACGGCATCGGCAGAGAGATGGCGGCGCTCGCTGCGGTATGGGCCTCGTCGATCGGCGCGGCGGCCGAGCAGGAGCGCTCCGGCGTTCTCGGCGAGCAACTGGCCCAGTCGAACCTCGACCTTGCCCGGGCCCAGGAGGAACTCGCCCGCGCCCAGTCGATGGCCCGCCTCGGCGAACTCACCGCCGGCGCGGCCCACGAGATGAACAACCCGCTGACCGTGATCAGCGGCCGGGCCCAGACCCTCGCCGCCCGTCTCACCGCCGAGTCGGACCGGGCCGCGGCCCACGCGATCGTCGAGGCGTCGCACCGGCTCAGCAACCTCATCACCCGCCTCAACCTGATCGCGGCGCCCCCGGCCCCGGTCATCGCGGGCGCAAGCCTCGCCGACCTTCTCGCGCTCGTCGTACGGGACGCGAAGGACCGCGCCACGACGAGAGGGGCGCGGGCTCCGATGACCGGCGTCCGGGTCGTCATCGAGTCGCCCGTCCCGCCGGTCCGGATGGACCGCGACCTGATGCACTCGGCCCTGATCGAGATCGTCGCCAACGCGATCGAGTCCGGCCCGCGCGAGCCCATCGAGATCCGCGTCGAGCCACCGGACGGGCTGGTCCCCGAGGAGAGCGACGCGGATGTGCTCGTGGTCCGCATCATCGACACCGGCAGCGGCATGGACGCCCACGCCCTCGAGCACGCCTTCGACCCGTTCTTCTCGAGCAAGTCCGCGGGGCGACAGCCCGGGCTGGGCCTCGCGACCGCCCGCCGCCTTCTCGAGCTGCACGGCGGCCGAATCCGCCTCGCCAGCACCCCGGGAGTGGGGACCACCGCGGAGATCACCCTTCCCCGCTGGCGCTGGAGGGGCGAGGCCGAGGCTCCTTTGCGGGAAAAGCGGGCCGCCTAG